One genomic window of Nocardioides daphniae includes the following:
- a CDS encoding rhodanese-like domain-containing protein: MGAFVLDVREDDEYAAGHVPGAVHIPMGQVGERIDELPEGPLLVICRSGNRSRQVCEFLRSQGRQAINVSDGTMGWADRGWPLES, encoded by the coding sequence ATGGGTGCCTTCGTCCTCGACGTCCGGGAGGACGACGAGTACGCGGCCGGGCACGTCCCCGGAGCCGTGCACATCCCGATGGGTCAGGTCGGCGAGCGCATCGACGAGCTGCCCGAGGGCCCGCTCCTGGTGATCTGCCGCAGTGGCAACCGCAGCCGCCAGGTCTGCGAGTTCCTGCGCTCGCAGGGTCGTCAGGCGATCAACGTTTCCGACGGCACCATGGGATGGGCCGACCGCGGCTGGCCGCTGGAGTCCTGA